Proteins from one Helicobacteraceae bacterium genomic window:
- a CDS encoding c-type cytochrome produces the protein MKSLKILAVLVGFVIVTYIGIEPYAHHVFNPKVAPEDYTFADLYPTLGRDEVEAERNRVKSLIANANLAVGAETFKNMCAACHNMETTGIVTPAIDLINANGLLPPDLSNATSIYDEVFLVELIKDPANAVLIAGHTARQNALLPQDAQKLIDAHPNMTLEEAEQTANETTQKAIASFDEKVRSTYFKMPFLGLTDDDAANIVGFIKSQAKPIEEIDAKSVAVNACARCHSFIYDKVALQAQEGELKSYLGGVLPPDLSVMIRSKGESYLQTFINDPQKHLLGTSMPRVGLTQQAQAKAVEYIDQIGDPKKDERNRLGVIFVLYFILLSALAYMWKHNEFEEIGK, from the coding sequence ATGAAAAGCCTTAAAATATTAGCCGTTTTGGTAGGTTTTGTGATCGTTACCTATATTGGGATCGAGCCTTACGCGCACCATGTGTTTAATCCTAAGGTAGCCCCCGAAGATTATACGTTTGCCGATCTCTATCCAACGCTGGGCAGGGACGAAGTGGAAGCCGAACGCAATAGGGTCAAAAGCCTGATAGCTAACGCCAATCTCGCCGTAGGCGCGGAAACGTTTAAGAATATGTGCGCGGCGTGTCATAATATGGAAACGACGGGTATTGTAACGCCGGCGATCGATCTGATAAACGCCAACGGATTGCTACCGCCCGATCTGTCCAACGCGACTAGCATTTACGACGAGGTATTTTTGGTCGAGTTGATTAAAGACCCCGCTAACGCGGTATTGATAGCGGGTCATACCGCGCGTCAAAACGCCTTGTTGCCGCAAGACGCGCAAAAGCTGATCGACGCGCATCCCAATATGACGCTCGAAGAGGCGGAGCAGACGGCTAACGAAACGACGCAAAAGGCGATCGCCTCGTTCGACGAAAAGGTTCGCTCCACCTACTTCAAAATGCCGTTTCTAGGTCTTACGGACGACGATGCGGCAAACATTGTCGGCTTTATTAAGTCGCAAGCTAAGCCAATAGAGGAGATCGACGCGAAAAGCGTCGCCGTTAACGCTTGCGCGCGTTGCCACAGCTTTATATACGACAAGGTAGCGTTACAGGCGCAAGAGGGCGAGCTAAAATCCTATCTAGGCGGCGTTTTGCCGCCGGACCTATCGGTGATGATTCGTTCTAAGGGCGAATCCTATCTGCAAACCTTTATCAACGATCCGCAAAAACATCTGCTTGGCACGTCGATGCCCCGCGTCGGTTTAACGCAACAGGCGCAGGCTAAGGCGGTCGAGTATATCGATCAAATCGGCGATCCGAAAAAGGACGAACGCAACCGATTGGGCGTTATCTTTGTGTTGTATTTCATACTCTTGTCGGCGTTGGCTTATATGTGGAAGCACAACGAGTTTGAGGAGATCGGCAAGTAG
- a CDS encoding riboflavin synthase, with protein MFTGLIREIARTTLTGNRLRVKASYRPKIGDSVAVNGACLTVVAIDKEGFSADLSYETRQSIATENLNFQAHIEPAMVMGDRFEGHIAQGHIDFIGSIQAIETQGDAQNFFIAPPKEAMRLIAPKGSITIDGVSLTINDVFESSFKLTLIPHTLKNTLFSGYKVNRRVNIETDLFARYAARILDCGAIKNDLPRDRRREIDLITAIF; from the coding sequence GTGTTTACAGGTTTGATCAGAGAGATTGCGCGAACGACGTTGACGGGCAATCGCTTGCGCGTAAAAGCCTCTTACCGTCCAAAGATAGGCGATAGCGTAGCCGTCAACGGCGCTTGTTTAACCGTCGTCGCTATAGACAAAGAAGGTTTTAGCGCCGATCTCTCCTACGAGACGCGCCAATCGATCGCGACGGAAAACCTAAATTTTCAAGCGCATATAGAGCCGGCGATGGTTATGGGCGATCGTTTCGAGGGGCATATAGCGCAGGGACACATCGATTTTATAGGCTCAATTCAAGCGATTGAAACGCAAGGCGACGCTCAAAACTTTTTTATCGCGCCGCCAAAAGAGGCTATGCGCCTGATCGCCCCTAAAGGCTCGATTACTATCGACGGCGTAAGTTTGACGATCAACGACGTTTTTGAAAGTTCATTTAAGCTGACGCTTATCCCGCACACGTTAAAAAATACGCTTTTTAGCGGCTATAAGGTAAATCGGCGCGTAAATATAGAGACCGATCTTTTTGCCCGTTACGCGGCGCGGATTTTGGACTGCGGCGCGATCAAAAACGATCTTCCGCGCGATAGGCGACGCGAGATCGATCTGATAACGGCGATCTTCTAG
- the petA gene encoding ubiquinol-cytochrome c reductase iron-sulfur subunit, protein MEYNSKRRGFIKGAGMALGVAAAAGGVAALYGMKRTWDPLPNVIAAGTTEVDISALTPGELIRVVYRKKPVYILKKGDNMPLNEKRDVVINGAAYTIVVALCTHLGCIPAWNQSAQQFKCACHGGEFDVSGVNTFGPPSRPLDIPPFRIDGAVIVLGEEGEEYKRLASLA, encoded by the coding sequence ATGGAGTATAACTCCAAAAGGCGCGGCTTCATAAAGGGCGCCGGCATGGCGCTTGGCGTAGCCGCGGCGGCGGGGGGCGTAGCCGCTCTCTACGGCATGAAGCGCACATGGGACCCGCTTCCCAACGTAATCGCGGCTGGCACGACCGAGGTGGATATTTCCGCGCTAACGCCGGGCGAGTTGATTAGAGTCGTTTATCGTAAGAAACCGGTTTATATCCTCAAAAAAGGCGATAATATGCCGCTTAACGAAAAACGCGACGTCGTTATTAACGGCGCAGCCTACACGATCGTCGTCGCGCTATGCACTCATCTAGGGTGTATTCCCGCTTGGAATCAAAGCGCGCAGCAGTTCAAGTGCGCCTGCCACGGCGGAGAGTTTGACGTAAGCGGCGTTAATACTTTCGGACCTCCTTCCCGTCCGCTTGATATTCCTCCTTTTAGGATAGACGGCGCGGTAATCGTGCTTGGCGAAGAGGGCGAGGAGTATAAACGACTCGCGTCGTTAGCTTAA